The proteins below are encoded in one region of Apium graveolens cultivar Ventura chromosome 4, ASM990537v1, whole genome shotgun sequence:
- the LOC141717996 gene encoding mitogen-activated protein kinase 9-like, with translation MDPHKKGALDKDFFTEYGEASRYVLQEVIGKGSYGVVGAATDTQTGEKVAIKKILDVFEHVSDATRILREIKLLRLLKHPDIVEIKHIMLPPSRREFRDIYVVFELMESDLHQVIKANDDLTPEHYQFFLYQLLRGLKYIHTANVFHRDLKPKNILANADCKLKICDFGLARVSFNDAPSAIFWTDYVATRWYRAPELCGSFFSKYTPAIDMWSIGCIFAELLNGKPLFPGKNVVHQLDLMTDLLGTPSPESIARIRNEKARRYLSSMRKKQPVPFTQKFPNVDASALRLLERLIAFDPKDRPSAEEALADPYFQGLANVDREPSTKPISKLEFEFERRKLAKDDVRELIYREILEYHPQMLKEYLRGGEQTNFMYPSGVDRFKRQFAHLEDNHGKGDGKTPLLRQHASLPRERVPAPKDESTAENNDQPEGSENAKKPNHSEHSLLKSASISGSKCIGVQPRKDTAEETIIEQPEEDAEGLSQKVAQVVL, from the exons ATGGATCCTCACAAAAAG GGAGCATTGGACAAAGACTTCTTCACAGAGTATGGAGAGGCTAGCAGATACGTTCTTCAAGAAGTTATAGGCAAAGGTAGTTATGGTGTTGTGGGTGCTGCAACTGATACCCAAACTGGGGAAAAGGTAGCAATCAAGAAGATCCTCGATGTCTTTGAGCATGTCTCTGATGCCACAAGAATTCTAAGGGAAATTAAGCTGCTTCGACTGCTCAAACATCCAGATATTGTAGAAATAAAGCATATTATGCTGCCTCCTTCTCGAAGAGAGTTCAGGGACATCTATGTTGTTTTTGAATTGATGGAGTCTGATCTTCACCAAGTAATTAAGGCAAATGATGATCTAACACCCGAACATTATCAATTTTTCTTGTACCAACTTCTACGTGGCCTGAAGTATATACACACAG CCAACGTGTTTCATCGTGATTTAAAGCCAAAGAATATCCTTGCTAATGCTGACTGTAAGTTGAAAATTTGTGATTTTGGGCTTGCTCGTGTATCATTTAATGACGCTCCATCTGCTATATTCTGGACG GACTATGTCGCTACTCGATGGTATCGTGCTCCAGAACTCTGTGGGTCCTTCTTCTCCAAG TATACTCCTGCAATTGATATGTGGAGCATTGGATGCATATTCGCTGAGTTGCTTAATGGAAAACCATTATTTCCTGGAAAAAATGTTGTACATCAACTGGATCTGATGACTGATTTGCTAGGTACTCCTTCCCCAGAATCGATTGCAAGG ATTCGTAACGAAAAGGCAAGAAGGTATTTGAGTAGCATGCGCAAGAAACAGCCAGTTCCATTTACACAGAAGTTCCCTAATGTAGATGCTTCGGCACTTCGGCTGCTAGAACGCTTAATTGCCTTTGATCCCAAAGACCGACCATCTGCTGAAGAG GCACTAGCTGATCCTTACTTTCAAGGTTTGGCCAATGTGGACAGAGAGCCATCAACTAAACCTATATCAAAACTTGAATTTGAGTTTGAACGGAGGAAATTGGCAAAAGATGATGTCAGAGAGCTTATCTATCGAGAG ATTCTTGAGTACCACCCACAAATGCTTAAGGAGTATCTTCGTGGGGGTGAGCAGACTAATTTCATGTACCCAAG TGGTGTTGACCGGTTTAAGCGGCAGTTTGCACATCTTGAAGATAATCATGGGAAAGGGGATGGAAAAACTCCACTCCTAAGGCAGCATGCTTCTTTGCCTAG GGAGAGAGTTCCTGCGCCCAAAGATGAAAGTACTGCTGAAAATAATGATCAACCTGAGGGATCAGAAAATGCAAAAAAGCCAAACCACAGTGAGCATAGCTTGTTAAAGAGTGCCAGTATAAGTGGCTCCAAGTGTATAGGAGTTCAACCAAGAAAAGATACAGCA GAAGAAACAATTATCGAGCAACCTGAAGAAGATGCCGAAGGGTTGTCCCAAAAAGTGGCACAAGTCGTTTTATAA